In the genome of Polaribacter atrinae, one region contains:
- the queA gene encoding tRNA preQ1(34) S-adenosylmethionine ribosyltransferase-isomerase QueA yields the protein MKLSHFEFDLPEELLATYPAEHRDESRLMVLNRKEQTIEHKVFKDVIDYFDEGDVMMLNNTKVFPARMYGNKEKTGARIEVFLLRELNSENRLWDVLVDPARKIRIGNKLFFGDDDSLVAEVIDNTTSRGRTLRFLFDGSYEEFRAKLLELGQTPLPKAIGRDVEPLDDERYQTIYAKHEGAVAAPTAGLHFSKHLMKRLEIKGIEFAETTLHVGLGTFSPVEVEDLSKHKMDSEQIDISDATAEKINKAKKEKRRVCAVGTTVMRAIESSVSSKGELNGYTGWTNKFIFPPHDFSIATAMITNFHTPKSTLLMQAAAFGGYDFVMEAYKEAIKEGYKFSTYGDAMLII from the coding sequence ATGAAATTATCGCACTTTGAATTTGATTTGCCAGAAGAATTGTTAGCAACGTATCCTGCTGAACATAGAGATGAATCTCGCTTAATGGTATTAAACAGGAAAGAACAAACCATAGAACATAAGGTTTTTAAAGATGTTATAGATTACTTTGATGAAGGTGATGTTATGATGTTGAATAATACCAAAGTTTTTCCTGCAAGAATGTATGGTAATAAAGAAAAAACGGGTGCTAGAATAGAGGTGTTTTTATTAAGAGAACTAAATTCTGAAAACAGATTGTGGGATGTTTTAGTAGATCCAGCAAGAAAGATTAGAATTGGTAACAAATTATTTTTTGGAGACGATGATAGTTTAGTTGCAGAAGTAATAGACAACACAACCTCTAGAGGTAGAACTTTACGTTTTTTGTTTGATGGTTCTTATGAAGAGTTTAGAGCAAAATTATTAGAATTAGGTCAAACTCCATTACCTAAAGCAATTGGTAGAGATGTAGAGCCTTTAGATGATGAGCGTTACCAAACTATTTATGCAAAGCATGAAGGAGCTGTTGCAGCACCAACTGCAGGTTTGCATTTCTCTAAGCATTTAATGAAACGTTTAGAAATTAAAGGAATTGAATTTGCAGAAACTACATTACATGTTGGTTTAGGTACATTTAGCCCGGTAGAAGTAGAAGATTTATCTAAGCATAAAATGGATTCTGAGCAGATTGATATTTCAGATGCAACTGCAGAAAAAATCAATAAAGCTAAAAAAGAAAAAAGAAGAGTTTGTGCTGTAGGTACTACGGTAATGAGAGCTATAGAATCTTCTGTTTCTTCTAAAGGTGAGTTAAATGGTTATACAGGTTGGACAAATAAATTTATTTTTCCTCCTCACGATTTTAGTATTGCTACAGCAATGATTACTAATTTCCATACGCCAAAATCTACATTATTAATGCAAGCAGCCGCTTTTGGAGGTTATGATTTTGTAATGGAAGCCTACAAAGAAGCTATAAAAGAAGGATATAAATTCTCTACTTACGGAGATGCTATGTTAATTATATAA
- a CDS encoding 3-phosphoshikimate 1-carboxyvinyltransferase, producing MDILLNVVGNKKINEKITISGSKSESNRLLILQNLFPEISIENLSDSDDSVHMQHALSTDKETVDIGHAGTAMRFLTSYFAVKEGREVVLTGSDRMQNRPIEILVNALKDLGATISYEDKVGYPPIRIKGSKITTDKVQINGNVSSQYISSLLLIASKLENGLEIELLGKITSVPYIKMTLSLLNQLGIETNFEGNFIKVNPKKSIEKQLVVVESDWSSASYFYSIIALSDIGSEIQLSAYKKESLQGDSCLAEIYLHFGVETIFGENFITLKKVKETKKETLEIDLKNAPDIAQTIAVTCFAENIACNLSGLHTLKIKETDRLVALNDELTNLGAIISVTDKSLHLETSTTINSNISIKTYNDHRMAMAFAPLALRVPIKILDAEVVTKSYQKFWDDMQQIGIKIDKL from the coding sequence ATGGATATATTATTAAATGTTGTAGGTAATAAAAAGATTAATGAGAAAATAACTATCTCTGGTTCTAAGAGTGAATCGAATAGATTGTTAATTCTTCAGAATTTATTTCCAGAAATTTCTATAGAAAACTTATCAGATTCAGACGATTCTGTACACATGCAACATGCCCTTTCTACAGATAAAGAAACGGTAGATATTGGTCATGCAGGTACAGCAATGCGTTTTTTAACGTCATATTTTGCCGTAAAAGAGGGTAGAGAAGTGGTTTTAACAGGTTCTGATAGAATGCAAAATAGACCTATTGAAATTTTAGTGAATGCTTTAAAAGATTTAGGAGCAACTATTTCTTATGAAGACAAAGTTGGGTATCCGCCAATCAGAATTAAAGGTTCTAAAATTACAACAGATAAAGTTCAGATTAACGGAAACGTAAGTAGCCAGTACATTTCTTCTTTATTATTGATCGCATCAAAACTAGAAAACGGATTAGAAATAGAGTTGTTGGGCAAAATTACTTCGGTACCTTATATAAAAATGACGTTGAGTTTGCTGAATCAATTAGGGATTGAAACTAATTTTGAAGGAAACTTCATTAAAGTGAATCCTAAAAAATCAATAGAAAAACAACTTGTTGTTGTAGAATCAGACTGGTCTTCTGCTAGTTATTTTTATTCAATTATTGCATTATCAGATATTGGATCAGAAATTCAATTATCAGCATATAAAAAAGAAAGCTTACAAGGAGATTCTTGTTTGGCTGAAATTTATCTACATTTTGGAGTAGAAACTATTTTTGGTGAGAATTTTATCACCCTTAAAAAAGTAAAAGAAACGAAGAAAGAAACTTTAGAAATCGACTTAAAAAACGCACCAGATATTGCACAGACCATTGCCGTAACTTGTTTTGCAGAAAATATTGCCTGTAATTTAAGTGGTTTACACACGTTAAAAATTAAAGAAACAGACAGATTAGTTGCTTTAAATGACGAGTTAACCAATTTAGGAGCCATTATTTCTGTAACAGACAAAAGTTTACATTTAGAAACTTCTACTACCATAAATTCAAATATTTCTATAAAAACGTATAACGATCATAGAATGGCAATGGCATTTGCTCCTTTGGCACTAAGAGTTCCTATTAAAATTTTAGATGCTGAGGTGGTTACAAAATCGTACCAAAAATTTTGGGATGACATGCAACAAATTGGTATTAAAATAGATAAACTATAA
- a CDS encoding crotonase/enoyl-CoA hydratase family protein, with translation MNEFVTYTSEENYALITINNGKANAISHEVVAGLNASLDKAAAENKVVIITGQKGILSGGFDLKVMTKSPEAAKELVTKGSQLSLKMLSFSQPIIIACSGHAIAKGAFLLLSADYRIGTEGDFKIGLNEVMIGMTMHNAGIAIAKSRLSEVYLNRSVNNAEIYNPKDAVKAGFLDMIVPDTHLLPTAIKVAGMFAKLNKKAHAQTKLKVRKQHLQDLENAIELDLNSDISINS, from the coding sequence ATGAACGAGTTTGTTACATATACATCAGAAGAAAATTACGCTTTAATTACGATTAATAATGGAAAAGCAAATGCAATTTCGCATGAAGTTGTGGCGGGTTTAAATGCAAGCTTAGACAAAGCAGCAGCAGAAAATAAAGTGGTAATTATTACTGGTCAAAAAGGTATATTATCTGGAGGATTCGATTTAAAAGTGATGACAAAATCTCCGGAAGCAGCTAAAGAATTGGTTACAAAAGGATCTCAATTATCCTTAAAAATGTTGTCTTTTTCGCAACCAATTATTATTGCGTGTTCTGGGCATGCCATTGCTAAAGGAGCTTTTTTACTACTTTCTGCAGATTATAGAATTGGTACAGAAGGCGATTTTAAAATTGGTTTAAATGAAGTAATGATTGGTATGACGATGCACAATGCAGGAATTGCGATTGCAAAATCTAGATTGTCTGAAGTCTATTTAAATAGAAGTGTAAATAATGCTGAAATTTATAATCCTAAAGATGCGGTAAAAGCAGGTTTTTTAGATATGATTGTTCCGGATACTCACTTATTGCCAACAGCTATAAAAGTAGCGGGTATGTTTGCAAAACTGAATAAGAAAGCACACGCCCAAACAAAGTTAAAAGTTAGAAAACAACATTTACAAGATTTAGAAAATGCAATTGAATTGGATTTAAACAGCGATATCTCTATTAATTCTTAA
- a CDS encoding voltage-gated chloride channel family protein, with protein MNTIKKFFLSFEQSFSLLFLLKWTFICLLIGVLTGSTSAVFLWSLEWATNYREANLWIVALLPIAGLIIGLSYHYYGESVVKGNNLLLEEYHTPKKVIPFKMAPLVFLGTILTHLFGGSAGREGTAVQVGGAIADQFTKVFKLSDANRKIVLIAGISAGFASVFGTPLAGAIFALEVMVIGRIKFDAILPSFLAAIFANYFCDVWQISHHTHYSISTVVALTPATVLWAVLAGIIFGLASLLFSKSTHFWGNTFKKLIKYPPLRPVIGGIILAITWYLIGTTKYMGLGVPTIVDAFNIDLNSYDFILKLLFTSFTLGAGFKGGEVTPLFFIGATLGNVLIWFIPLPMPLLAGMGFVAVFAGATNTPIACTIMGIELFGIESGIFIALACITSYLFSGHSGIYSAQIIGSPKHVFYNNEKGLTLTDVDNKRSKN; from the coding sequence ATGAATACCATTAAAAAATTCTTTCTTTCATTTGAACAAAGCTTTTCTTTACTCTTTCTTTTAAAATGGACTTTTATCTGCTTACTTATTGGAGTGCTAACAGGTAGTACTTCCGCAGTTTTCTTATGGTCTTTAGAATGGGCAACAAATTATAGAGAAGCAAACCTTTGGATTGTTGCGTTGTTACCTATTGCAGGTTTGATTATTGGTTTGTCTTATCATTATTATGGAGAAAGTGTTGTAAAAGGAAATAATTTACTGTTAGAAGAATATCATACTCCTAAAAAAGTAATTCCTTTTAAAATGGCTCCTTTGGTCTTTTTAGGAACCATCCTTACGCATTTATTTGGAGGTTCTGCAGGACGTGAGGGAACAGCTGTACAAGTTGGTGGTGCTATAGCAGATCAGTTTACCAAAGTTTTTAAGTTGTCTGATGCTAATAGAAAAATTGTTTTAATTGCAGGTATCAGTGCAGGTTTTGCTTCTGTTTTTGGAACGCCTTTAGCGGGTGCTATTTTCGCATTAGAAGTAATGGTTATTGGTCGTATTAAATTTGATGCTATTTTACCGAGTTTTTTAGCCGCTATTTTTGCCAACTATTTTTGTGATGTTTGGCAAATTTCTCATCATACACATTATAGTATTTCTACAGTTGTTGCGTTAACACCAGCAACGGTTTTATGGGCTGTATTAGCTGGAATTATTTTTGGTTTGGCAAGTCTATTGTTTTCTAAATCTACTCACTTTTGGGGAAATACGTTTAAGAAACTTATTAAATACCCTCCACTTCGTCCTGTAATTGGTGGTATTATTTTAGCAATTACATGGTACTTAATTGGAACAACAAAATACATGGGACTTGGTGTACCAACTATTGTAGATGCTTTTAATATTGATTTAAATTCTTACGATTTTATCCTGAAATTATTATTCACCTCTTTTACTTTAGGCGCTGGTTTTAAAGGTGGAGAAGTAACGCCTTTATTCTTTATAGGCGCAACTTTAGGAAACGTTTTAATCTGGTTTATTCCTTTACCAATGCCTTTATTAGCAGGTATGGGCTTTGTGGCTGTTTTTGCAGGTGCTACAAACACGCCAATTGCTTGTACTATTATGGGTATTGAATTATTCGGAATTGAATCTGGAATTTTTATCGCCTTGGCGTGTATAACTTCTTACTTATTTTCTGGGCATTCTGGTATTTATTCTGCTCAAATTATTGGGAGTCCGAAACATGTATTTTATAACAACGAAAAAGGACTAACTCTTACCGACGTAGATAACAAACGTAGTAAAAATTAG
- a CDS encoding BT_3928 family protein, with product MKILVQLARIIVGALFIFSGFVKLVDPIGSQYKFEEYFSEGVLNMEFLIPYALPFSILLIVAEILLGVMVLIGYKSKLTVWSLFLLTLVFLFLTWYSAYYNKVTDCGCFGDAVKLSTWGTFYKNVILIGLIIILLLKTNLIKPIFGGKIPKIITFLSLGVFLFIVQHVLTHLPIIDFRAYAIGKSIPKGMEYPEDGSIPPVHDFMLEDAQADLAPELLKKEKVMLVIIYNLGKVDKNGFPAIKDITTKAKEKGYTVYGVSASFSDDLILAQEKYNLPFEFLFCDETTLKTIIRANPGVVILDKGVVVQKKNWIDVDELEL from the coding sequence ATGAAAATATTAGTACAGTTAGCAAGAATTATAGTAGGAGCCTTATTTATATTTTCGGGTTTTGTAAAATTAGTAGATCCCATAGGATCGCAATATAAGTTTGAAGAATATTTTTCTGAAGGTGTTTTAAATATGGAGTTTTTAATTCCGTATGCATTGCCTTTTTCAATTCTATTAATCGTTGCAGAAATATTGTTGGGAGTTATGGTTTTAATTGGTTACAAATCTAAACTAACAGTTTGGAGTCTGTTTTTATTAACACTTGTTTTCTTGTTTTTAACTTGGTACTCTGCTTATTATAATAAAGTAACCGATTGTGGATGTTTTGGAGATGCTGTAAAATTATCTACTTGGGGCACTTTCTATAAAAACGTTATTTTAATTGGGTTAATTATTATCTTGTTGTTAAAAACCAACTTAATTAAACCAATTTTTGGAGGAAAGATTCCAAAGATCATTACCTTTTTATCATTAGGTGTTTTCTTATTTATTGTTCAGCATGTATTAACGCATTTGCCAATTATAGATTTTAGAGCGTATGCAATTGGTAAGAGTATTCCTAAAGGAATGGAATACCCAGAAGACGGAAGTATTCCTCCTGTTCATGATTTTATGCTAGAAGATGCGCAAGCAGATTTAGCACCAGAATTATTAAAGAAAGAAAAAGTAATGTTGGTTATTATCTATAATTTAGGTAAAGTTGATAAAAACGGATTTCCGGCAATTAAAGACATCACAACAAAAGCAAAGGAAAAAGGGTATACGGTTTATGGAGTTTCTGCTTCTTTTTCTGATGATTTAATTTTAGCTCAAGAAAAGTATAATTTGCCTTTCGAGTTTCTATTCTGTGATGAAACTACTTTAAAAACAATAATTAGAGCAAACCCTGGAGTTGTAATTTTAGATAAAGGAGTTGTTGTACAAAAGAAAAATTGGATAGATGTAGATGAGTTAGAATTGTAA
- a CDS encoding DUF1599 domain-containing protein, with the protein MQDTSKQYDAVIEECRSLFIKKMSDYGSSWRILRLPSLTDQIFIKAQRIRQLQENEVRKVDEGEKSEFIGIINYSIMALIQLENGVVANPDLNTEEATILYDKHAKITKELMMNKNHDYGEAWRDMRVSSLTDLILQKLLRVKQIEDNKGKTLVSEGIDANYQDMINYAIFAMIHLG; encoded by the coding sequence ATGCAAGATACATCTAAACAATATGATGCTGTAATTGAAGAATGCAGAAGTTTATTTATAAAAAAAATGAGTGATTATGGTTCTTCGTGGCGAATTTTACGACTACCATCTTTAACGGATCAAATTTTTATTAAGGCGCAAAGAATTCGTCAATTACAAGAAAACGAAGTTAGAAAAGTTGATGAAGGAGAGAAGTCTGAGTTTATCGGCATTATCAATTATTCTATAATGGCGTTAATTCAGTTAGAAAATGGAGTTGTAGCAAACCCAGATTTAAACACAGAAGAAGCAACCATTTTGTATGATAAACATGCAAAAATCACCAAAGAATTAATGATGAATAAAAACCATGATTACGGTGAAGCATGGAGAGATATGCGTGTTTCTAGTTTAACAGATTTAATTTTGCAGAAATTATTACGCGTAAAACAAATTGAAGATAATAAGGGAAAAACATTGGTTTCGGAAGGAATTGATGCCAATTACCAAGACATGATTAATTATGCCATTTTTGCAATGATTCATTTGGGGTAG
- a CDS encoding TIGR00730 family Rossman fold protein has translation MKKVVVFCGSSLGFNPIYKEAAIELGNYFANNQIGLVYGGGKIGMMGTIADTILAHNGEIIGVIPQLLEKEEVVHAGVEEMIVCKTMSERKVIMSQLVDGYITLPGGFGTLDELFEALTLSQLYIEQKPVGILNVNGFFDTVLLQLDKMIEEGFLKQTNRDMLIVGTSVEDLMQKMNAYKAPKITGVINKVVS, from the coding sequence TTGAAAAAAGTTGTTGTTTTTTGTGGATCAAGCTTAGGTTTTAACCCTATTTATAAAGAAGCTGCTATAGAATTAGGAAACTATTTTGCCAACAACCAAATCGGTTTGGTTTATGGTGGTGGTAAAATAGGAATGATGGGCACAATTGCCGATACAATTCTAGCTCATAACGGAGAAATTATTGGTGTAATTCCTCAATTATTAGAAAAAGAAGAAGTTGTACATGCTGGTGTAGAAGAAATGATTGTGTGCAAAACAATGAGCGAGCGTAAAGTAATTATGAGCCAATTAGTAGATGGTTATATTACGCTTCCGGGTGGTTTTGGAACCTTAGATGAATTGTTTGAAGCCTTAACTTTAAGTCAACTATATATAGAACAAAAACCAGTAGGTATTTTAAACGTAAATGGTTTTTTCGACACTGTTTTACTACAATTAGACAAAATGATTGAAGAAGGTTTCTTAAAACAGACCAATAGAGATATGCTAATTGTTGGTACTTCTGTAGAAGATTTAATGCAAAAAATGAACGCCTATAAAGCTCCAAAAATTACAGGTGTAATTAATAAAGTAGTGAGTTAG
- the folP gene encoding dihydropteroate synthase, producing the protein MTINCKGTLVDLASPKVMGILNITPDSFFDGGKYKNETDILSQVEKMLLDGATFIDVGAYSSRPGAKHISEEEELQRIVPVINLLTQNFPEIIISVDTFRSRIAQETINAGAAIVNDISGGKMDDKMFTTVANLQVPYILMHMLGTPQNMQKNPVYKDVTKEIISFFAAQIHKLHQLKLNDIIIDVGFGFGKTNAHNFEILKNLSLFKSLDTPILAGISRKSMLYKTLDISAQEALNATTSANTIALLNGANILRVHDVKEAVEAVKIVNQIR; encoded by the coding sequence ATGACCATAAATTGTAAAGGTACTTTAGTAGATTTAGCATCACCAAAAGTGATGGGTATTTTAAATATTACACCAGATTCTTTCTTTGACGGTGGTAAATATAAAAATGAAACAGATATTCTTTCTCAGGTAGAAAAAATGCTTTTAGATGGTGCCACTTTTATAGATGTTGGTGCGTATTCTTCTAGACCTGGCGCAAAACATATTTCCGAAGAAGAAGAACTGCAAAGAATTGTACCTGTTATCAATTTATTGACACAAAATTTCCCTGAAATTATTATTTCTGTAGATACTTTTAGAAGTAGAATTGCACAAGAAACCATAAACGCAGGTGCAGCAATTGTAAACGATATTTCTGGCGGAAAAATGGATGACAAGATGTTTACAACTGTTGCCAATTTGCAAGTTCCTTATATTTTAATGCACATGTTAGGTACGCCACAAAACATGCAGAAAAACCCTGTTTATAAAGACGTAACCAAAGAAATTATTTCTTTTTTCGCTGCACAAATACACAAATTACATCAACTTAAATTAAATGACATTATTATAGATGTTGGTTTCGGGTTTGGAAAAACCAACGCTCATAATTTTGAAATCTTAAAGAATTTATCACTTTTTAAAAGTTTAGACACACCCATTTTAGCCGGAATTTCTCGTAAATCTATGTTGTACAAAACCTTAGATATTTCTGCCCAAGAAGCCCTAAACGCCACTACTTCTGCAAACACCATTGCGTTGTTAAATGGCGCAAATATTTTACGTGTTCATGATGTAAAAGAAGCTGTAGAAGCTGTAAAAATTGTAAATCAGATTCGTTAA
- a CDS encoding ExbD/TolR family protein: MSRKESPEINAGSMADIAFLLLIFFLVTTTMSVDAGISRKIPQKQENPTDIDINERNILEVNINKNNELFVDGKTIQLNELKQIAINFIDNGGGLDINKQNCDWRNGNKISSSSDHPTKAIIAIKTDRLTTYETYISTLDILNSAYTHLRNKLAVKLYNQNYVSLVDAYKKSNHRDKSIQEKIKLIREKYPLLLSDTENGN, translated from the coding sequence ATGAGTAGAAAAGAATCTCCAGAAATTAACGCTGGCTCTATGGCAGACATTGCGTTTTTGTTATTAATCTTCTTCTTAGTAACCACCACAATGAGTGTTGATGCAGGAATATCAAGAAAAATTCCTCAGAAACAAGAAAACCCCACAGATATTGACATCAATGAAAGAAATATCTTAGAAGTAAACATCAACAAAAACAATGAACTTTTTGTAGACGGAAAAACAATTCAATTAAACGAATTAAAACAAATTGCCATCAATTTTATAGACAATGGAGGCGGATTAGACATTAACAAACAAAACTGTGATTGGCGTAATGGTAATAAAATATCCTCCTCATCAGACCATCCTACAAAAGCAATTATAGCTATAAAAACAGATCGCTTAACTACTTATGAAACCTATATTTCTACTTTAGATATTTTAAACTCAGCCTACACACATTTACGAAATAAACTAGCTGTAAAATTATATAACCAAAATTATGTGAGTTTGGTAGATGCTTATAAAAAATCGAATCACCGTGATAAAAGCATTCAAGAAAAAATAAAATTAATCAGAGAAAAATACCCATTATTATTATCAGACACAGAAAATGGTAATTGA
- the cdaA gene encoding diadenylate cyclase CdaA: protein MFDFIEFSLLDALDILLVATLLYYIYKLLKGTVAINIVIGIAFIFLIWKITQALKMEMLSGILGYLLSGGVIALIIVFQQEIRKFLLMIGTTNFTNKRSFLKQLKFLHTEIGTENDTETILDACKNMAKTKTGALIVIERTNALDFLINTGDSMNALVNVAILESVFYKNSPLHDGALIIRDNYIVATRVILPVSDSTKIPSRFGLRHRAAIGVSEKTDAVCLLVSEETGEISYIKDGGFELYSDYTELDEKLKKDLM, encoded by the coding sequence ATGTTCGATTTTATTGAATTTTCTTTACTAGATGCATTAGATATTTTATTAGTGGCAACACTACTCTATTACATTTACAAACTATTAAAAGGTACCGTTGCTATTAATATTGTAATTGGTATTGCCTTTATTTTCTTAATTTGGAAAATAACCCAAGCCTTAAAAATGGAAATGCTAAGTGGTATTTTAGGCTATTTACTTTCTGGTGGTGTTATTGCATTAATCATTGTTTTTCAGCAAGAAATACGAAAATTCTTATTAATGATTGGTACCACAAACTTTACCAATAAACGAAGTTTTTTAAAACAACTTAAATTTCTACATACAGAAATAGGTACAGAAAATGATACAGAAACAATTTTAGATGCATGTAAAAACATGGCTAAAACTAAGACAGGTGCTTTAATTGTTATTGAACGTACCAATGCTCTAGATTTTTTAATAAACACTGGAGACAGTATGAATGCTTTGGTAAATGTTGCAATTTTAGAAAGTGTATTTTATAAAAATAGTCCGTTACATGACGGTGCTTTAATTATTAGAGACAATTATATTGTTGCAACAAGAGTTATTTTACCTGTTTCCGACAGTACAAAAATTCCTTCTAGATTCGGATTAAGACATAGGGCTGCAATTGGCGTTTCTGAAAAAACAGATGCAGTTTGTTTGTTGGTATCTGAAGAAACTGGAGAAATTTCTTATATAAAAGACGGTGGGTTTGAGCTATATTCTGATTATACTGAACTCGATGAAAAGCTAAAAAAAGATTTAATGTAA